From the uncultured Methanomethylovorans sp. genome, the window TCACGGATGTCATCGGTGTCGTTCTTGAAAGCCAGTCCGAGCACTGTGATGCGTTTGTCCTTCAGTTCGCCCATCTTTTCATTAAGCAACCTGATCATTCCCATAGGTTGCTCTTCATTTACATCGATAACCGAACGTAGCAGTTTAGGTGTATAATCAAGTTCTTCTGCCTTGCCTATAATTGCCCGCACATCCTTGGGGAAGCAGGAGCCTCCGAAACCTGCCCCCGAGTTGAGAAAATGGGGTGATATCCTGAAGTCCTTACCCACTTCTTCCATTACCTTGTATGTATCGATGCCCATTTTCTTACAGATATTCCCGATCTCGTTGGCGAAGGAGATCTTGGTTGCCAGCAGGGCGTTATTAGTATACTTGATCATTTCTGCAGTGGTAGGTTTGGTGTGCGTGACCTCGCAGTTAAGGCCCCGGTAGAGCTCCGCAACCATGAAATATGATCTCTCATCGATGGCTCCTACTATTATCTTATCCGGGTGCATGAAATCATATACTGCTTTGCCTTCTCTCAGGAACTCGGGATTCATGGCAACACCGAAGTCTTTACCAGCTTTCTTCTCAGAATAACTTTCCAGGATAGGCATGACGAACTTCTCCGTAGTCTCTGGCACTACCGTGCTCTTCACTACGACCACATGGTAATGTTCCTTCTTTGCCATGGCTTCTCCCAGGCTCACAGCAGCGGATTCCACTATGGACAAGTCGATGTTGCCCTTTTCATCTGAAGGCGTACCCACGCAGATAAAAGATACATCCGACTTTTGGATCGCATAATCATAGTCCGATGTAGCTATAATGCGTTTTTCGGCATGCTTTGTCAGCAGCTCTTCAAGGCCATCTTCCCAGATAGGGGCTTTACCGGCATTTATCATACTAACTTTCTTCTCATCTACATCAACACAGATCACTTCATGGCCGAGTTCCGCAAAACACGCAGCAGTAACTGAGCCAACATATCCAGTACCGATAACCGAAATTCTCATAATGAACTCTCCTACAGTAATAAATTGTTGTAAATTATATATTAGTATGGCGAGATGAGATACAATTATTTAGATCAATTGATAATCAATGAGTGTAATGTCAGCTTGGAATTTTATTTATAATTTATTAATATTATATAGGTGTTAATAATCAAGTATATTACTTGTCATATGAGGCGTAGATGTTTCCCAAGAATAAATCCGAATTAAAAGCAATAGATTTTTTTTGTGGTGCTGGTGGTATGACTCATGGAATGAGTCAGGCTGGCATTAACGTACTTGCGGGAATCGACATAGCCTCGGATTGTAAAGAAACTTATGAAAAGAACAACAGTGCCAAATTCATCGAGGCAGATATTAATGAATACTCTCCTGAAAAATTGGCTGAAGATACAGGCATTATTCCAAATGATGATTCTTTAATATTTATCGGATGCAGTCCATGCCAATATTGGACAAAAATCAGAACTGATAAAACCAAAAGCAAGATGACAAGAAACCTATTAGGCCGC encodes:
- a CDS encoding UDP-glucose/GDP-mannose dehydrogenase family protein, whose protein sequence is MRISVIGTGYVGSVTAACFAELGHEVICVDVDEKKVSMINAGKAPIWEDGLEELLTKHAEKRIIATSDYDYAIQKSDVSFICVGTPSDEKGNIDLSIVESAAVSLGEAMAKKEHYHVVVVKSTVVPETTEKFVMPILESYSEKKAGKDFGVAMNPEFLREGKAVYDFMHPDKIIVGAIDERSYFMVAELYRGLNCEVTHTKPTTAEMIKYTNNALLATKISFANEIGNICKKMGIDTYKVMEEVGKDFRISPHFLNSGAGFGGSCFPKDVRAIIGKAEELDYTPKLLRSVIDVNEEQPMGMIRLLNEKMGELKDKRITVLGLAFKNDTDDIRESRSIPVIAELLRQEAQVFAYDPMAMEHMKKIFPNINYCDSAAEALTDADACLLMTEWNQFRRLDKEFAAMRTCLWSCMPLVIDGRRLIDPKELSVKIEYEGLCW